One genomic window of bacterium includes the following:
- the gatB gene encoding Asp-tRNA(Asn)/Glu-tRNA(Gln) amidotransferase subunit GatB codes for MSNYKTYIGLEVHIQSKTKSKMFCSCDANYFGAEPNTHTCPVCLGMPGALPVANKVAIEKCIKLALALNCNVNQLTKFDRKNYFYPDLPKAYQISQYDLPIGENGYLEISGGETDDDKTRIRIRRVHQEEDTAKSIHSNLGSAIDCNKSGVPLVEVVTEPDFENSDQVLEFARKLQQVVRYCEISDANMEMGQMRFELNISVGLTHPVPTEHPSQDRNKLPNYKVEVKNISSISILQKVIEFEEKRQRELLEQNQTPIQETRGIDDLTGETYSQRVKEDAEDYRYFPEPDLPIIKIADEELTRINNSIPELPDQKLIRYTTKLFLPQDQAEIIISEIAKMKFFESVIIDHSEDPEFIKQSANFIVGELSALLKKRSEEFESMKLSQVQLSQIIELLIQNQISGATVKKLLETYLNGESIAISEYVEKNDLIQISDETKILPVVLEIISNNSKIVEDYKSGKVAAKGSLVGQIMAKFKGKANPKVIDKIVEEVLAKAF; via the coding sequence ATGTCAAACTATAAAACATACATAGGACTTGAAGTCCATATACAATCAAAAACAAAATCAAAGATGTTTTGCTCATGTGATGCGAATTATTTCGGAGCAGAACCAAATACTCATACCTGTCCAGTTTGTCTTGGAATGCCTGGAGCATTACCAGTTGCAAATAAAGTTGCGATTGAAAAATGTATCAAATTGGCACTCGCTCTAAATTGCAATGTAAACCAACTAACTAAGTTTGATCGAAAAAATTATTTTTATCCAGATCTTCCAAAAGCTTATCAAATTTCTCAATATGATTTACCAATTGGCGAAAATGGATACTTAGAAATTTCTGGAGGTGAAACTGATGATGATAAAACTAGAATTCGAATTCGTCGAGTTCATCAAGAAGAAGATACTGCAAAATCAATTCATTCAAACTTAGGTTCTGCAATTGATTGCAATAAGTCAGGAGTTCCACTAGTTGAAGTTGTGACTGAACCAGATTTTGAAAATTCTGATCAAGTTTTGGAGTTTGCAAGAAAGCTTCAGCAAGTTGTAAGATATTGTGAAATTTCAGATGCGAATATGGAAATGGGTCAAATGAGATTTGAACTAAATATTTCAGTTGGATTAACCCACCCCGTTCCTACGGAACACCCCTCCCAAGATAGGAATAAATTGCCGAATTACAAAGTTGAGGTAAAAAATATATCATCTATTTCGATTTTGCAAAAAGTTATAGAATTTGAAGAAAAAAGACAAAGAGAATTACTCGAACAAAATCAAACTCCAATTCAAGAAACTCGTGGAATTGATGATCTAACCGGAGAAACTTATTCTCAGCGTGTAAAAGAAGATGCTGAAGATTATCGATATTTTCCAGAACCTGATTTACCAATTATCAAAATTGCAGATGAAGAACTTACAAGAATAAATAATTCTATTCCTGAGCTTCCAGATCAAAAACTAATAAGATATACTACAAAATTGTTTTTGCCACAAGATCAAGCAGAAATCATAATATCTGAAATTGCAAAAATGAAGTTCTTTGAAAGTGTAATTATAGATCATTCTGAAGATCCTGAGTTTATAAAACAAAGTGCAAACTTTATAGTTGGAGAATTATCAGCATTACTTAAAAAACGAAGCGAAGAATTTGAAAGTATGAAGTTATCGCAAGTTCAACTTTCTCAAATTATAGAACTTCTTATCCAAAATCAAATTTCTGGAGCAACTGTAAAAAAGCTTTTAGAAACATATCTAAATGGAGAAAGTATTGCAATTTCAGAATATGTAGAAAAAAATGATTTAATTCAAATTTCAGATGAAACTAAAATATTACCAGTAGTATTAGAAATCATTTCAAACAATTCAAAAATCGTTGAAGATTATAAGTCAGGAAAAGTTGCAGCTAAAGGAAGTTTAGTTGGACAAATTATGGCAAAATTCAAAGGCAAAGCAAATCCAAAGGTTATTGACAAGATTGTTGAAGAAGTTTTAGCAAAAGCTTTTTAG
- a CDS encoding peptide deformylase — MTKSGVKQILQIGDPLLSKVSHEVNFPLRTDLEKVINYLFATLQSVGDLGVGLSAVQIGYLHRICIVKRLDWEEQIETLFHVNTKGDLVSILDLDNGDFVQKLQGSMKNVDFEELMGLLSSERLHTKQIQFIKDLLAPYLLEVLINPIVLASSEEESIVWEGCLSVGVGDSALYAPVSRANEITVEYQNILGQKKTFTVENWMSHLILHEIDHMNGLLFLSKVENIEDIHKSKELDDFFYTHKRYPRVDESF; from the coding sequence ATGACAAAGAGTGGAGTTAAACAAATTTTGCAAATTGGAGATCCATTATTATCCAAAGTATCTCATGAGGTCAACTTTCCACTACGTACAGATTTAGAAAAAGTTATTAATTACCTTTTTGCTACTTTGCAATCTGTAGGAGATCTAGGTGTTGGCCTCTCTGCTGTCCAAATTGGATATTTGCATAGGATATGTATAGTGAAAAGGCTTGATTGGGAAGAACAAATTGAGACTTTGTTCCATGTGAATACAAAAGGGGATCTCGTGTCCATTCTTGATCTTGATAACGGTGACTTTGTTCAAAAATTACAAGGAAGCATGAAAAATGTTGATTTTGAGGAGCTTATGGGTCTTTTATCTTCTGAAAGGCTACATACAAAACAAATTCAATTTATCAAAGACTTGCTTGCTCCATATCTCCTTGAAGTTCTAATCAACCCAATTGTTCTTGCTAGTTCTGAAGAAGAATCAATAGTTTGGGAAGGCTGTTTATCTGTTGGAGTGGGTGATTCTGCACTATATGCACCAGTCAGTAGGGCAAATGAAATCACAGTAGAATACCAAAACATACTTGGACAAAAAAAAACTTTTACAGTAGAAAACTGGATGTCACATCTTATCTTGCACGAAATAGACCATATGAATGGTTTACTTTTTTTATCAAAAGTAGAAAATATTGAAGATATTCACAAGTCAAAAGAACTTGACGACTTTTTCTATACACACAAAAGGTATCCCAGAGTAGATGAGTCTTTTTGA
- the rpsO gene encoding 30S ribosomal protein S15 has product MSVIEKIRLHETDTGSPSVQIVKLSEKISSLAEHLKVHKKDNSSRRGLLKMVGQRRRLIEYLKKTDSKLHSKVIKELGL; this is encoded by the coding sequence ATGTCAGTTATTGAAAAAATTAGACTACATGAGACTGATACTGGATCCCCTTCAGTCCAAATCGTTAAACTTTCCGAAAAGATCTCTAGCCTAGCAGAGCATTTAAAGGTCCATAAAAAGGACAATTCATCTAGAAGAGGTCTTTTGAAGATGGTTGGTCAAAGAAGAAGGTTGATAGAATATCTTAAGAAAACTGACTCAAAGTTACATTCCAAAGTAATTAAGGAACTTGGTTTGTAA